Genomic segment of Umezawaea sp. Da 62-37:
ACCCCGTGTTCGACGCCCGCCGGTCCTCGGGCAACACCGACGACCTGCGCGGCAAGATCGTCCGCGTCAAGGTCGCGGGCGACGGCTCGTACACGGTGCCCGCGGGCAACCTGTTCGCGCCCGGCACCGACAAGACCCGTCCCGAGATCTACGCCATGGGCTTCCGCAACCCGTTCCGGTTCGCCGTGGACAAGGCGACCGGCTGGATCCACCTCGGCGACTACGGCCCCGACGCCGGGTCGGCGGACCCGAACCGCGGTCCGGGCGGGACCGTCGAGTTCAACCTGATCAAGGAGCCGGGCAACTACGGCTGGCCGCTCTGCGTCGGTGACAACCTGGCCTACAACGACTACGACTTCGCGACCGCCACCTCCGGGCCGAAGTTCGACTGCGCCCACCCGCGCAACGACAGCCCGCACAACACCGGACTGGTGGACCTGCCGCCCGCGAAGGCGGCGTGGATCCCCTACGACGGCGGGTCCGTGCCCGAGTTCGGCACCGGCGGCGAGTCCCCGATGGGCGGCCCGACCTACCACTACGACGCCGACCTCGCCTCGGTGACGAAGTTCCCCGAGTTCTACGACGGCAAGAACTTCGCCTACGAGTGGGACCGCGGCTGGATCAAGACCATCGACGTCGGCGCGGGTGGCGAGCGCGGCGCGATCACGCCGTTCTTCGACTCGATGACCCTGACCAGGCCGATGAACCTGGAGTTCGGGCCGGACGGCTCGCTCTACGTCCTCGACTACGGCAGCGGCTACTTCGGCGGGGCCGCCGACTCGGCGGTCTACCGGATCGACTACACGCGGGGCAACCACACGCCCGTGGCCAAGCTGGCGGCCGACAGGACGTCGGGACCCGCGCCGTTGACGGTGGCCTTCGACCCGACCGGCACGACCGACGAGGACGGCCCCGAACTCACCTGGGCCTGGGACTTCGACGGCGACGGCACCACCGACTCCACCCAGGCCGGACCGGTGAGCCACACCTACCCCACGGTCGGCCGGTTCAGCGCGAAGCTGTCGGTGACCGACCCGACCGGACTCACCGGCTCGGCGAGCGTCGTGATCAACGTCGGCAACACCGCCCCCGTGGTCACCCTCGACACCCCGCTCGACGGCTCGGTGTTCAGCTTCGGCGACCAGGTGCCGTTCTCGGTCACCGTCACCGACCCCGAGGACCAGCCGGTCGACTGCTCCAAGGTGGTCGTGGAGTACATCCTCGGCCACGACAGCCACGGCCACCCGCTCAGCAGGGCCACCGGCTGCCAGGGCACCATCCCCACCCCGGCCGACGGCGGGCACGGCGCCGACGCCAACGTGTTCGGCGTCATCAACGCCACCTACACCGACAACGGCGCTCCGGGCGCCCCGGCGCTGACCGGGTCCGACGAGGCGGTGTTGCAGCCCAAGCACAAGCAGGCCGAGTTCTACACCGGCGCGCAGGGCGCGCGGGCGTTGGAACGCGACACCGCGGAGGGCCGCAAGCGCGTCGGCGAGATCGAGAACGGCGACTGGATCAAGTTCGGCCCGGTCAACCTCGCCGGGGTGACCGGGATCGGCTACCGCGTCTCCTCCGACGGCGCGGGCGGCACGCTGGAGGCCCGCCTCGACGCGCCGGACGGCCCGCTGGTGCAGTCCGTCCAGGTGGCGCGCACCGGGGGCTGGGACAACTACGTCGACCTCGCGCCGACGCCGGTCACCGACCCCGGCGGCACGCACGAGCTGTACCTGGTGTTCAAGGGCGGCTCGGGCGCGCTGTTCGACGTGGACTCGTTCACCTTCAGCACCGACCGGCCCGCGAGCTGCGCGCCCGTCGTGCCCGAGGCGGGCTACCGCAGCCTCTACGACGGCACGGAAGGCAGCCTGGAGGCGTGGAACCAGGCCGGTCCCGGCCGCTTCGTCCAGCAGCCCGACTGCTCCATCCGTTCCGAGGGCGGCATGGGACTGCTGTGGCACGAGACCGAGCTGGGCTCCTACAGCCTCAAGCTCGACTGGCAGCTCGCCGGTGACGACAACTCCGGTGTCTTCATCGGGTTCCCCGATCCAGGCAACGACCCCTGGGTCGCCGTGGACCAGGGCTACGAGATCCAGATCGACCCGACCGACGCCGTCGACCGCACCACCGGTTCGGTCTACACGTTCAAGGCCGCCGACATCGCCGCGCGCGACGCGGCGCTCAAGCCCGCGGGCCAGTGGAACGCCTACGAGATCGTGGTCACCGGCCAGCGCGTCCAGGTGCTGCTGAACGGGGTGGAGATCAACGACTACACCGGCACCGCCCCTGCCCGCGACCTGACGCGGGGCTTCATCGGGCTGCAGAACCACGGCGACTCAGACGACGTGAAGTTCCGCGACGTGCGCGTCAAGGACCTCGACGTGGTGGCCCCGGTGACCACCGCCTCGACCGGCACCGCCCCCGGCGGGTCCGGCTGGCACACGGCGGCCCCGGTGTCGGTGGAGTTCGCGGCCACCGACGCGGGCGGCGTCGCGCGCACCGAGTACCGGCTCGACGGCGGTGACTGGACCGCCTACACCGAGGCGGTCGTGGTGACCGGCGACGGCGCGCACAAGGTGGAGTACCGCTCCACCGACACCTCGGGCAACGTCGAGCAGACCAGGTCACTGGACGTCAAGGTCGACGGCACCGCCCCGGTCACCACCGCCACCTTCGCCGCACCCGGCGAGAGCGGCTGGCACGGCGGCGCCGTGTCCGTCGTCCTCAGCGGAGCCGACCCGGCCTCCGGGGTGGCCCGCACCGAGTGGAGCCTCGACGGCGGGACGTGGACGGCCTACAACCGCCCGGTGCCGGTGTCCGGCGACGGCACCCACACCCTGCTGCACCGGTCCGTCGACACGGCGGGCAACACCGAGGTCGACCGGGCGGCGACGATCCGGATCGACGGCACCTCACCCACGCTGCTCGTCGCGGGCGTGGCGAACGGCCGGGTGTACGGCGACGCGACCGACGTGGTCGTGTCGTGGGAGGCCGGTGACGCCACCTCCGGCGTCGGCGCGGTCACCGCGACCCTCGGCGGTCGGACCCTGGCCTCGGGGTACGGGGTCGCGCTGCACGAACTGCCGCTGGGCCTGCACGAGCTGCGGGTGACCGCGACCGACGTCGCGGGCAACGCCACCACCAGGACGGTGCCGTTCGCGGTCACCACGTCGCTGCGGGACGTGTCCCAGCTGCTCGACCGGTTCAAGGCCGTCAACCGGCTGCCGAAGGCCTCCTACGACCAGCTGACCAAGCAGCTGGCGAAGGCGCGCAAGGCCGAGGCCGAGGGCAAGGACGACAAGGCGGTCCAGGAGCTGCGGGCGTTCGGCGCCCTGGCCTCCGGTGTCGCGGACACGGGCGTGCGCTCCGTGCTCGTCCGCGACACCGACGCGGTGATCGCGCTGATCGACGGCGACCCTGCGCCGTTGCGGCGGGAGTAGTACGCACGACGGGTCGGGCGGACGCGGCTTCCCGCGTCCGCCCGACCCGGCACCACCAAGCTTTTCCCCCTGCGAGAAGGGCGGTCGTGATGTCGGACCAACGGACCGGGCTGTGGTTGATCGGGGCGCGCGGATCGGTGGCGACCACCGCCGTGAGCGGATTGCTCGCCCTGCGCGCCGGACTGGCGCCGCCCACGGGGTGCGTCACCGCGAGACCCGAGCTGGCGGGTGTGGACCTGCCGTCGTGGGACGACCTGGTCGTCGGTGGCCACGACGTCGTGACCACCTCCCTGGACAAGCGCGCCGAGCAGCTGGCGCACGCGGGGGTGCTGCCGCACCACCTGCTGCCGTCGTTGGCCGAGGGGCTGCGCGCGGTCGACGCCGAGGTCCGCGAGGGCTACCACCCGGCCACCCACCGCGGCGCGCAGGCCGTCGCCGCCGACCGCCTCACCGCCGACCTCGTGTCGTTCCGGGAGCGGCACGACCTGGCGCGCGTGGTCGTGGTCAACGTGTCCTCCACCGAGCCGCCCGTGCCGCACCTGCCCGAGCACGACGACCTCGCGCTGCTCGAGGCGGCGCTGGCCGACCCGGAGCGCGCCGTCCTGCCGCCCAGCTCGCTGGCCGCCTACGCGGCGCTGCGCGCGGGCTGCCCGTTCGTCGACTTCACCCCGTCCACCGGTGTCGCGCTGCCCGCGCTGCACCGGCTCGCCGTGGACCGCGGCCTGCCCTACGCCGGCCGCGACGGCAAGACCGGCGAGACGCTGCTGCGCACCGTCCTCGCGCCGATGTTCACCGCGCGCGGCCTGCGCGTGCGCTCGTGGTCGGGCACCAACCTGCTCGGCGGCGGCGACGGCGCGACGTTGCAGGACGCCGAGCACGCGGCCAGCAAGCTGGAGTCCAAGGCGCGCGGCCTGGCGGCGCTGCTCGACGAGGCCGTGACCGCGCCGCTGCACATCGACAACGTGCCGGACCTGGGCGAGCAGAAGACCGCGTGGGACCACGTGTCGTTCGAGGGCTTCCTGGGCGTGCGGATGAGCCTCCAGTTCACCTGGACCGGCCTCGACTCCTCGCTGGCCGCCCCGCTCGTGCTGGACCTGGGCCGCCTCGTGGCCGCCGCGCACGCCGACGGCCAGTCCGGTGCGCTGGCGGCGCTGGCGTTCTTCTTCAAGGACCCGCTCGGCCACGACGAGCACCGGTTCGCCGAGCAGACCCGCGAACTGCACGCGTGGGCCCAGGGGCTGGGGAGGTACGGCGCGTGAGGGCCTACGTCGACCTCGTCCGCGCGCCCGCCGCGCTCACCGTCCTGGGCGACACCGTCGCCGGGGCCGCCGCGTCCGGGAACCCGCTGCGCGGCCGCCGCCTGCTGCTGCCGTTGTCGTCGGTGGCGCTGTACTGGTCGGGCATGGCCCTCAACGACTGGGCCGACCGCGACCTGGACGCCGTCGAACGCCCCGAGCGGCCGGTGCCGTCGGGGCGGATCTCGCCGAACCGCGCGCTGGCCGTCGCCGCCGGGCTCAGCGCCGCCGGACTGGGGATCGCCGCGTGGGCGGGCGGCCGGGACTCGCTGCGCGTCGCCGCGCCCCTCGCACTGGCCATCTGGTCCTACGACACCGTGCTGAAGTCCACCCCGGCCGGGCCGGTCGGGATGGCGGCGTGCCGGGCGCTCGACGTCCTGCTCGGCGCGGGCGCCGTCGGGGCGAGGAGCGCGTTCCCCGCCGCGCTGGCCGTCGCCGGGCACACCTTCGGCGTGACGGCGCTGTCGCGCGGCGAGGTGCACGGCACGTCCGCCCCGGTGGCCCGCGCGGTCCTCGGCGGCACGGCGCTCAGCGCGCTCGCCGCCGTCACCGGGCCGTCGGCCTCCTGGCGGCACCGCCTCGCGGGCCTCGCCGCCGCCACCGGCTACGCCGCGAGCGTCGGCCGCGCCCAACTCGCCGCCGTGCGCACGCCCGACGCGGCGTCCGTGCGGTCCGCGACGAAGGCGGGCATCCACGGCATGGTCCCGCTCCAGTCGGCGCTCGCCGCGCGCGCCGGGTCGGTCGCCGGGGCCGCCGCCGTCGCGCTGGCACTGCCGCTCGCCCGTCGCCTGAGCCGGAAGGTGAGCCCGACATGACCTTCCACCTCGGCTACGGCACCAACGGCTTCGCCAACCACCGCCTCGACGACGCGCTCGACATCATCGCCGGGCTCGGCTGCACGTCGGTGGCGCTGACCCTCGACCACCACCACCTCGACCCGTTCGCCGACGACCTGCCCGCGCGGGTCGCGCACGTCGCCGCCAAGCTCGACAAGCTGGGCCTGCGCTGCGTCGTGGAGACCGGCGCCCGGTTCCTGCTCGACCCGCTGCGCAAGCACCACCCCACGCTGGTCAGCGAGGCGCAGGAAGTCCGGGTCGACTTCCTGATCCGCGCGGCCAGGATCGCCGCCGAGCTGAACGCCGACTGCGTGTCGTTCTGGTCCGGGATCCGGCCCGCCGACGTGCCCGTGCAGGAGGCGTGGCGGCGGATGCGCTCCGGCGTCGCCGCCGTCCTGGAGGGCGCCGAACCGCTCGGCGTCACCCTCGGCCTGGAACCCGAGCCGGGCATGGCCGTGCAGCACCTCACCCAGGCGCTGCGACTGCGCGAGGAGCTGGGCGCGCCGTCGCTGCTGGGCATCACCCTCGACGTGGGGCACTGCGTGGCCGTGGAACCCGACGACGCCGCCACGTGCGTGCGCCGCGCGGGCGCGCTGCTGGTCAACGTGCAGCTCGACGACATGCGGCCCGGCGTGCACGAGCACCTGGAGTTCGGCGAGGGCGAACTGGACCTGAAGGGCACGCTCGCCGCGCTGGTCGCGGTCGGCTACGTCGGCGTCGCCGCCGTCGAACTGCCCCGGCACAGCCACGCCGCCCCCGACGTGGCCCGCCGGGCGATGGAGGCGCTGACGGAGGCCATGCCCGAGGAAGCCGCGGGTCCCCGGCACCCGTGGCTCGCCGACGCCCAGCGCGCCGTGCGCCGCGACCCCGACGTGGTGGGCAGGCTGTTCCCCGCGGTGGGGCGCCGCATCGGCCGCGGCCTCGCCAGGCCCGACGACCCGCAGGGCCTGGTGCACGGCAGCGTGGACGACGCCGCCCGCGCCGAACTGCTCGGCGCGCTCGCCACCGTCCTGGACGCCACCACCCTGTCCGCGCGGCTGCTCGCGCTCTACCGGCACGGCGACGACGCCGAGAAGCGCGGCGTGCTGCGCGGCCTCGCGCTGGTCGGCGACCGGGCGGTGCCCGCGGGCCTGGAGATCGTGCGGGACGCGTTGCGCACCAACGACGTCCGCCTGGTCGCCGCCGCGCTCGGCCCGTTCGCCGCCGACCACCTCGACGACCACGGCTGGCGGCACGGCGTCCTCAAGTGCCTGTTCACCGGGGTTCCGCTGGCCGCGGTGGCCGGGCTGGACCGGCGCGTCGACGACGAGCTGCTGCGCATGGTCGCCGACTACGCCGCCGAACGCACCGCCGCGGGCCGCGACGTGCCCGCCGACGCCGCACGACTGCTCGGAAGGGGTGAGTGAGATGCGCATCTTCGACCCGCACGTCCACATGACGTCCCGCACCACCGACGACTACGAGGCCATGTACTCCGCCGGGGTCCGCGCCCTGGTGGAACCGGCGTTCTGGCTGGGCCAGCCCCGCACGTCGGTCGGCTCGTTCACCGACTACTTCGACGCGCTGATCGGCTGGGAGCGCTTCCGCGCCGCCCAGTTCGGCATCCGGCACCACTGCACGATCGCGCTGAACCCCAAGGAGGCCAACGATCCCCGCTGCCGGGACGTGCTGGACGTGCTGCCGCGCTACCTGGAGAAGGACGGCGTCGTCGCGGTCGGCGAGATCGGCTTCGACTCGATGACCCCGGAGGAGGACGAGGTGTTCGCCCGCCAGCTCGAACTGGCGATCGAGCACGAGCTGCCCGCGCTGGTGCACACCCCGCACCGCGACAAGGCGGCCGGGACGCGCCGCACCCTCGACCTGGTCAAGGAGTCCGGTCTCGCCGTGGAGCGGGTCGCCGTGGACCACCTCAACGAGACCACCGTGCGCGCGGTCGCCGACTCCGGCGCGTGGATGGGCTTCTCCATCTACCCCGACACCAAGATGGACGAGCTGCGGATGGTCGCCATCCTCAAGGAGTACGGGACCGCGCGCGTGCTGGTGAACTCCGCGGCCGACTGGGGCCGCTCCGACCCGCTCAAGACCCGCAAGACCGGCCTGGCGATGCTGGAGGCGGGCTTCACCGAGTCCGATGTGGACGACGTGCTGTGGCGCAACCCGGTGGAGTTCTACGGCCAGAGCGGCCGCCTGGTGCTCGACGAGCTGCCCGGATTCGGCGGTTCGGACACGTTCTCCGGCAACTCCGTGCTCAGGGGTGAGCGGTGATGGACCTGTCCTACTGCACCAACGTCCACCCCGCCGAGGACCTGCGCGGCGTCCTCGCCCAGCTCGACCGCTTCGCCCTGCCCGTGCGGCGGCTGCTCGGCGCCGACCGCCTCGGCCTCGGCCTGTGGCTGTCCGCCGACGTCGCGGGCGGCCTGGCGGGGGACGAGGCGTCGAGGCGGCGGCTGCGCGCCGAACTCGACGCGCGAGGCCTGGAGGTCCGCACCCTCAACGCCTTCCCCTACGGTGGTTTCCACGACGCCGTGGTGAAGCACTCGGTGTACCGGCCGCGCTGGACCGACCCGGAACGGCTGCGCTACACCACCGACTGCGCCACCGTGCTCGCCGACCTGCTGCCCGAGGACGCCGCCGGCGGCACCATCTCCACGCTGCCGCTGGGCTGGCGCACCCCGTGGACCCCGTCGGACGACACCGTCGCGTTCGCCGCGCTCGACGAGCTGGCGCGGGTGCTGCGCGCGCAGGCCGCGTGGACCGGCAAGCCGATCGCGCTGGCGATCGAGCCCGAACCCGGCTGCGTCCTGGACACCGTGCACGACGCGGTGACCCGGCTCGGCGGGCGCGTCGACCCCGACCACGTCGGGATCTGCCTGGACACCTGCCACCTCGCGGTGTCCTTCGCCGACCCGGCCGCCGCCGTGGCCGAGATCCGCGCCGCCGGTCTGCGGGTGTTCAAGGTGCAGGCGTCCGCGGCGCTGGAGGTCAGCCAACCGGGGACGCCCGAGGGGCGCCGCGCGCTGGCCGCGTTCACCGAACCCCGCTACCTGCACCAGGTCCGCGAGCTGAGCGGGGGAGTGGTGCTCGCCTCCGACGACCTGCCGCAGGCCCGCCACGAGCTGCCCGGCCGCGACCCGTGGCGGGTGCACTTCCACGTGCCGCTGCACGCCAGGCCCGCCGCGCCGCTGTCGGCGACCACCGACGTGCTGCGCGACGCCGTGCGGGCGCTGGCCGCCGACGGCCCGCTGCCGCACGTGGAGGTCGAGACGTACACGTGGAGCGTGCTGCCCGGCGCGATCGGCCAGGACGACACCGGCCTGGTGCGCGGGATCGCCGCCGAACTGCGCTGGGCGCGCGAGCACCTGGGAGTACTGGAGACCGCCGTCGAGGAAGGGGCGCGCCCGTGAAGCCGCTGGTCGTGATCGACGTCGTCGGGATGACGCCGGCGCTGCTGCCGCACATGCCGAACCTCGCCCGCCTCGGCTGGCAGGCGGAACTCGGGACCGTGCTGCCCGCCGTCACGTGCAGCGCCCAGTCCACGTTCCTCACCGGCCTCACCCCGGCGGAGCACGGGATCGTCGGCAACGGCTGGTACTTCCGCGACCTCGGCGAGGTCCACCTGTGGCGGCAGCACAACCGCCTGGTGGGCGGGGAGAAGCTGTGGGAGACCGCGCGCCGCGCCCACCCCGGCTACACCGCCGCCAACGTCTGCTGGTGGTACGCGATGGGCGCGACCACCGACGTGACGATCACGCCCCGGCCGATCTACCACGCCGACGGCCGCAAGTCGCCCGACGCCTACGTCCGGCCGCCCGAGCTGCACGACCGGCTCGTCGCCTCGCTGGGGGAGTTCCCGCTGTTCCAGTACTGGGGGCCGACGGCGTCCATCGCCTCCAGCCGGTGGATCGTCGGCGCGGCCCGCAAGATCCTCGCCGAGCAGCACCCGGACCTGCTGCTGGTCTACGTGCCGCACCTGGACTACGACCTCCAGCGCTTCGGCCCGAACTCGCCGCAGGCGGTGGCCGCCGCGAAGGCCGTGGACGCGGAGATCGCGCCGCTGCTGACCGACGCGCTCGGCGCGGGCGCCACCGTGGTCGCCCTGTCGGAGTACGGCATCACCGAGGCCCGTCGGCCCGTCGACGTGAACCGGGCGCTGAGGGCGGAAGGCCTGCTGGAGGTCCACACCCAGGCGGGCATGGAGTACCTGGACCCGTGGACGTCGCGCGCGTTCGCCGTGGCCGACCACCAGATCGCCCACGTCTACGTGGACGACCCGGCCGACCTGGAACGGACCCGCGCGGTCATCGCGGCCCTGCCCGGCGTGGACCGCGTCCTGGACCGGGCCGCCCAGGCGGCGGAGGGCCTGGACCACGAGCGGTCCGGCGAGCTGGTCGCCGTCGCCGAGCCCGACGCGTGGTTCACCTACTACTACTGGCTCGACGACGACCGCGCGCCGGACTTCGCGCGCGGGGTGGAGATCCACCGCAAACCCGGCTACGACCCGGCGGAGCTGTTCTTCAACCCCGCCGACCCGCTGGCCAAGGCCAAGGCGGGCCTGAACCTCGTCCGCAAGAAGGCCGGGCTGCGGTACGCGATGAGCGTCGTCCCGCTCGACCCGTCACCCGTGCGGGGCACCCACGGCCGCCTCCCGGACAGCGCCGCGGACGGACCTGTGCTGCTCTGCTCGGACACGAGCGTCGAGCCGCGCGCGCGGATCGCCGCGACCGAGGTCAAGGACTTCCTGCTGGAACTGCAAGGACTGCGGGCACCCGCGGTGCACACGATAGGAGATCAAGGATGAGCCGTCCCGTCACCCTGTTCACGGGCCAGTGGGCCGACCTGCCGTTCGAGGAGGTCTGCCGCCTCGCCGCCGGGTGGGGCTACGACGGGCTGGAGATCGCCTGCTCCGGTGACCACTTCGAGGTCGACCGGGCGCTGGCCGAGCCCGACTACGTCCCCGCCAAGCTCGCGCAGTTGGAGTCCCACGGGCTCAAGGTGTACGCGATCTCCAACCACCTCGTCGGCCAGGCCGTGTGCGACGACCCGATCGACGAGCGGCACCGCAACATCCTGCCCGCCCGCATCTGGGGCGACGGCGAACCCGAGGGCGTGCGCAAGCGCGCGGCCGCCGAGATCGCCGACACCGCCCGCGCGGCGGCGAAGCTGGGCGTGGACACCGTCGTCGGCTTCACCGGGTCGAAGATCTGGAAGTACGTGGCCATGTTCCCGCCGGTGTCCCAGGCCGTGATCGACGACGGCTACACCGACTTCGCGAACCGCTGGAACCCGATCCTCGACGTGTTCGACGAGGTCGGCGTGCGCTTCGCCCACGAGGTGCACCCCTCGGAGATCGCCTACGACTACTGGACCACCCGCAAGACCCTGGACGCGCTGGGCAACCGCCCGGCCTTCGGCCTCAACTGGGACCCGTCGCACTTCGTGTGGCAGGACCTCGACCCGGTCGGCTTCATCCTCGACTTCGCCGACCGGATCTACCACGTCGACTGCAAGGACACGAAGAAGCGCTTCGACGGCCGCAACGGCCGCCTCGGCTCCCACCTCGCGTGGGCCGACCCGCGGCGCGGCTGGGACTTCGTGTCGACCGGCCACGGCGACGTGCCGTGGGAGCAGTCGTTCCGCGCGCTCAACTCCATCGGCTACACCGGCCCCATCTCCGTCGAGTGGGAGGACGCCGGGATGGACCGGCTGCGCGGGGCCGAGGAAGCCGTGAAGTTCATCAGGGGGCTGGTCTTCGACCCGCCCGCCGCCGCCTTCGACGCCGCTTTCGCCACCCGCGAAGAATCCTGAGAGGACAGCGTGCCATGACGAACAGCCCGTCCAGAAGAGCAGTTCTCGGTGCTTTGGGAGCGGCCGCGGCCGTTGCGGCGTTGCCCGGTGAGGCGTCGGCCACCTTCGGCCGCCGCGTTCCCCGCGAGTCGATCAGCATTCAGCTCTACACCCTGCGCGGGATCATCGGCGACAACCCGGCGCCGGTGTTCGAGGCGCTGGCGGACATCGGCT
This window contains:
- a CDS encoding SCO3242 family prenyltransferase — encoded protein: MRAYVDLVRAPAALTVLGDTVAGAAASGNPLRGRRLLLPLSSVALYWSGMALNDWADRDLDAVERPERPVPSGRISPNRALAVAAGLSAAGLGIAAWAGGRDSLRVAAPLALAIWSYDTVLKSTPAGPVGMAACRALDVLLGAGAVGARSAFPAALAVAGHTFGVTALSRGEVHGTSAPVARAVLGGTALSALAAVTGPSASWRHRLAGLAAATGYAASVGRAQLAAVRTPDAASVRSATKAGIHGMVPLQSALAARAGSVAGAAAVALALPLARRLSRKVSPT
- a CDS encoding ThuA domain-containing protein; its protein translation is MPRRLGVAGLALLTGVSVGLVGAAAPAAAHPDGEHVLVFSKTAGFRHDSIPDGIAAIQALGAANEFSVEATEDAGAFTDANLDRFDAVVWLSTTGDVLDDDQQGAFERFVQDGGGYAGVHAAADTEYSWPWYGDLVGAYFKSHPATQQADVLVEDHDHASTAHLPDRWTRTDEWYSYQSNPRTDVHVLAALDEHSYAPTDPAGDHPIAWCHPQGGGRSWYTGMGHTKESYADPAFRQHLLGGIRYAAGAVAADCEPDGTEPAGPPTDADFDQVTLALGAEKTGEPIALAVLPDRRVLHTSRDGRVWLTTAEATTSLAGTIPVYNHDEDGLQGIAVDPDFATNKWVYLYYAPPLDTPAGDAPENGTAADFARFKGHNQLSRFTLADNGTLDLASEQRIIQIPADRGMCCHAGGEIDFDGQGNLLLSTGDDSNPFASDGFNPIDERADRNPVFDARRSSGNTDDLRGKIVRVKVAGDGSYTVPAGNLFAPGTDKTRPEIYAMGFRNPFRFAVDKATGWIHLGDYGPDAGSADPNRGPGGTVEFNLIKEPGNYGWPLCVGDNLAYNDYDFATATSGPKFDCAHPRNDSPHNTGLVDLPPAKAAWIPYDGGSVPEFGTGGESPMGGPTYHYDADLASVTKFPEFYDGKNFAYEWDRGWIKTIDVGAGGERGAITPFFDSMTLTRPMNLEFGPDGSLYVLDYGSGYFGGAADSAVYRIDYTRGNHTPVAKLAADRTSGPAPLTVAFDPTGTTDEDGPELTWAWDFDGDGTTDSTQAGPVSHTYPTVGRFSAKLSVTDPTGLTGSASVVINVGNTAPVVTLDTPLDGSVFSFGDQVPFSVTVTDPEDQPVDCSKVVVEYILGHDSHGHPLSRATGCQGTIPTPADGGHGADANVFGVINATYTDNGAPGAPALTGSDEAVLQPKHKQAEFYTGAQGARALERDTAEGRKRVGEIENGDWIKFGPVNLAGVTGIGYRVSSDGAGGTLEARLDAPDGPLVQSVQVARTGGWDNYVDLAPTPVTDPGGTHELYLVFKGGSGALFDVDSFTFSTDRPASCAPVVPEAGYRSLYDGTEGSLEAWNQAGPGRFVQQPDCSIRSEGGMGLLWHETELGSYSLKLDWQLAGDDNSGVFIGFPDPGNDPWVAVDQGYEIQIDPTDAVDRTTGSVYTFKAADIAARDAALKPAGQWNAYEIVVTGQRVQVLLNGVEINDYTGTAPARDLTRGFIGLQNHGDSDDVKFRDVRVKDLDVVAPVTTASTGTAPGGSGWHTAAPVSVEFAATDAGGVARTEYRLDGGDWTAYTEAVVVTGDGAHKVEYRSTDTSGNVEQTRSLDVKVDGTAPVTTATFAAPGESGWHGGAVSVVLSGADPASGVARTEWSLDGGTWTAYNRPVPVSGDGTHTLLHRSVDTAGNTEVDRAATIRIDGTSPTLLVAGVANGRVYGDATDVVVSWEAGDATSGVGAVTATLGGRTLASGYGVALHELPLGLHELRVTATDVAGNATTRTVPFAVTTSLRDVSQLLDRFKAVNRLPKASYDQLTKQLAKARKAEAEGKDDKAVQELRAFGALASGVADTGVRSVLVRDTDAVIALIDGDPAPLRRE
- a CDS encoding inositol-3-phosphate synthase; translation: MSDQRTGLWLIGARGSVATTAVSGLLALRAGLAPPTGCVTARPELAGVDLPSWDDLVVGGHDVVTTSLDKRAEQLAHAGVLPHHLLPSLAEGLRAVDAEVREGYHPATHRGAQAVAADRLTADLVSFRERHDLARVVVVNVSSTEPPVPHLPEHDDLALLEAALADPERAVLPPSSLAAYAALRAGCPFVDFTPSTGVALPALHRLAVDRGLPYAGRDGKTGETLLRTVLAPMFTARGLRVRSWSGTNLLGGGDGATLQDAEHAASKLESKARGLAALLDEAVTAPLHIDNVPDLGEQKTAWDHVSFEGFLGVRMSLQFTWTGLDSSLAAPLVLDLGRLVAAAHADGQSGALAALAFFFKDPLGHDEHRFAEQTRELHAWAQGLGRYGA
- a CDS encoding EboA domain-containing protein, with the translated sequence MTFHLGYGTNGFANHRLDDALDIIAGLGCTSVALTLDHHHLDPFADDLPARVAHVAAKLDKLGLRCVVETGARFLLDPLRKHHPTLVSEAQEVRVDFLIRAARIAAELNADCVSFWSGIRPADVPVQEAWRRMRSGVAAVLEGAEPLGVTLGLEPEPGMAVQHLTQALRLREELGAPSLLGITLDVGHCVAVEPDDAATCVRRAGALLVNVQLDDMRPGVHEHLEFGEGELDLKGTLAALVAVGYVGVAAVELPRHSHAAPDVARRAMEALTEAMPEEAAGPRHPWLADAQRAVRRDPDVVGRLFPAVGRRIGRGLARPDDPQGLVHGSVDDAARAELLGALATVLDATTLSARLLALYRHGDDAEKRGVLRGLALVGDRAVPAGLEIVRDALRTNDVRLVAAALGPFAADHLDDHGWRHGVLKCLFTGVPLAAVAGLDRRVDDELLRMVADYAAERTAAGRDVPADAARLLGRGE
- the eboE gene encoding metabolite traffic protein EboE gives rise to the protein MDLSYCTNVHPAEDLRGVLAQLDRFALPVRRLLGADRLGLGLWLSADVAGGLAGDEASRRRLRAELDARGLEVRTLNAFPYGGFHDAVVKHSVYRPRWTDPERLRYTTDCATVLADLLPEDAAGGTISTLPLGWRTPWTPSDDTVAFAALDELARVLRAQAAWTGKPIALAIEPEPGCVLDTVHDAVTRLGGRVDPDHVGICLDTCHLAVSFADPAAAVAEIRAAGLRVFKVQASAALEVSQPGTPEGRRALAAFTEPRYLHQVRELSGGVVLASDDLPQARHELPGRDPWRVHFHVPLHARPAAPLSATTDVLRDAVRALAADGPLPHVEVETYTWSVLPGAIGQDDTGLVRGIAAELRWAREHLGVLETAVEEGARP
- a CDS encoding alkaline phosphatase family protein gives rise to the protein MKPLVVIDVVGMTPALLPHMPNLARLGWQAELGTVLPAVTCSAQSTFLTGLTPAEHGIVGNGWYFRDLGEVHLWRQHNRLVGGEKLWETARRAHPGYTAANVCWWYAMGATTDVTITPRPIYHADGRKSPDAYVRPPELHDRLVASLGEFPLFQYWGPTASIASSRWIVGAARKILAEQHPDLLLVYVPHLDYDLQRFGPNSPQAVAAAKAVDAEIAPLLTDALGAGATVVALSEYGITEARRPVDVNRALRAEGLLEVHTQAGMEYLDPWTSRAFAVADHQIAHVYVDDPADLERTRAVIAALPGVDRVLDRAAQAAEGLDHERSGELVAVAEPDAWFTYYYWLDDDRAPDFARGVEIHRKPGYDPAELFFNPADPLAKAKAGLNLVRKKAGLRYAMSVVPLDPSPVRGTHGRLPDSAADGPVLLCSDTSVEPRARIAATEVKDFLLELQGLRAPAVHTIGDQG
- a CDS encoding TatD family hydrolase, with protein sequence MRIFDPHVHMTSRTTDDYEAMYSAGVRALVEPAFWLGQPRTSVGSFTDYFDALIGWERFRAAQFGIRHHCTIALNPKEANDPRCRDVLDVLPRYLEKDGVVAVGEIGFDSMTPEEDEVFARQLELAIEHELPALVHTPHRDKAAGTRRTLDLVKESGLAVERVAVDHLNETTVRAVADSGAWMGFSIYPDTKMDELRMVAILKEYGTARVLVNSAADWGRSDPLKTRKTGLAMLEAGFTESDVDDVLWRNPVEFYGQSGRLVLDELPGFGGSDTFSGNSVLRGER